The Urbifossiella limnaea genome has a window encoding:
- a CDS encoding DUF4139 domain-containing protein: MANLPIRRVVLYKHGVGHFEREAAVSGDETLTLAFKQREVSDVLKSLTVLDLGGGTVSAVSYDSTTPADQLLAEIALTIPDSNSLTKLLPQLRGARVAVRPAGATPVQGAVLGIDTAEVRTPAGLQQTPRLSILTDAGEVRSFDLFDLDLTLLDEGLRRDLEFLLKTQLGAKKKDARTFTLFAQGTGARTLRLSYVLEAPVWKATYRILLTEGDEPPLIQGWAVVDNTSDEDWTDVALSLVAGLPVSFVHDLYTPRYIRRPVVQVKETTGVLPPMAEAGFDDDFGDVPAEALAMSADFAPAPAAMRKMRVASASAAGMVRDAGRPAGPSSVETQTRERQVGDLFEYAIEKPVTVRRNQSALVPIVLKPFAGRSVLLYQKAARAENPVRCVEFENTTGLTLEGGPVTVLDGGSYVGEAMLDTLKPTEHRLVGYAVELGVRVLDNTDSHDGTVTRVTIKKGALKAQAARVQKTTYTFASKADREQVLYLDHPRDGGRWKLGGGLKPHETTENHWRFKLALPANSTTKFEVQQEQTVWQTFGLADVTDEQLGGWVSAAWLDKPTTAALRDVLAARAEAAGFEAKLAAVAQERAAIAADQKRLRENLGSLGDRATEKELRERFVRTLGRQEDRLEELKAEEARLTADRDAARARLAARLAALDYDGAVG; this comes from the coding sequence ATGGCGAACCTGCCGATCCGCCGGGTGGTTCTCTACAAGCACGGCGTCGGGCACTTCGAGCGCGAGGCCGCCGTGAGCGGCGACGAAACCCTGACGCTCGCGTTCAAGCAGCGCGAGGTGAGCGACGTGCTGAAGTCGCTCACCGTCCTCGACCTGGGCGGCGGCACCGTGTCGGCCGTGTCCTACGACAGCACCACGCCGGCCGACCAGCTCCTCGCCGAAATCGCCCTCACCATCCCCGACAGCAACAGCCTCACGAAGCTGCTGCCGCAGTTGCGCGGCGCCCGCGTCGCGGTCCGCCCCGCCGGGGCGACGCCGGTGCAGGGCGCCGTCCTCGGCATCGACACCGCCGAGGTGCGCACCCCCGCCGGCCTCCAGCAGACGCCGCGCCTCTCGATCCTCACCGACGCCGGCGAGGTGCGCTCGTTCGACCTGTTCGACCTCGACCTGACCCTGCTCGACGAGGGGTTACGCCGCGACCTGGAGTTCCTGCTCAAGACGCAGCTCGGGGCGAAGAAGAAGGACGCGCGGACGTTCACGCTGTTCGCCCAGGGCACGGGGGCGCGGACGCTACGGCTCAGCTACGTGCTCGAAGCCCCGGTGTGGAAGGCGACGTACCGCATCTTGCTGACCGAGGGCGACGAGCCGCCGCTCATCCAGGGCTGGGCCGTCGTGGACAACACGTCCGACGAGGACTGGACCGACGTGGCGCTGTCGCTGGTGGCGGGGCTGCCGGTGTCGTTCGTCCACGACCTGTACACGCCGCGCTACATCCGCCGCCCCGTCGTGCAGGTGAAGGAGACGACCGGCGTCCTGCCCCCGATGGCCGAAGCCGGGTTCGACGACGACTTCGGCGACGTGCCCGCCGAGGCGCTGGCGATGTCCGCGGACTTCGCCCCGGCGCCGGCCGCGATGCGGAAGATGAGGGTTGCTTCTGCTTCCGCAGCCGGGATGGTGAGGGACGCGGGGCGCCCGGCCGGCCCGTCGTCGGTCGAGACGCAGACCCGCGAGCGGCAGGTCGGCGACCTGTTCGAGTACGCCATCGAGAAGCCGGTGACGGTGCGGCGGAACCAGTCCGCACTCGTGCCGATCGTGCTGAAGCCGTTCGCCGGCCGCAGCGTGCTGCTGTACCAGAAGGCCGCCCGCGCCGAGAACCCGGTGCGGTGCGTCGAGTTCGAGAACACCACCGGCCTCACCCTCGAAGGCGGCCCCGTCACCGTCCTCGACGGCGGCAGCTACGTCGGCGAGGCGATGCTCGACACCCTGAAGCCGACCGAGCACCGGCTCGTCGGGTACGCCGTCGAACTCGGCGTGCGCGTGCTCGACAACACTGACAGCCACGACGGAACCGTCACCCGGGTGACGATCAAGAAGGGCGCGCTTAAGGCGCAGGCGGCGCGGGTGCAGAAGACGACGTACACGTTCGCCAGCAAGGCCGACCGCGAGCAGGTGCTGTACCTGGACCACCCGCGCGACGGCGGCCGCTGGAAGCTCGGCGGCGGGCTGAAGCCGCACGAGACGACCGAGAACCACTGGCGGTTCAAGCTGGCGCTGCCGGCCAACTCCACGACCAAGTTCGAGGTGCAGCAGGAGCAGACGGTGTGGCAGACGTTCGGCCTCGCCGACGTGACCGACGAGCAACTCGGCGGCTGGGTGAGCGCGGCGTGGCTGGACAAGCCGACGACGGCGGCGCTGCGCGACGTGCTGGCGGCGCGGGCGGAGGCGGCCGGGTTCGAGGCGAAGCTGGCGGCGGTGGCGCAGGAGCGCGCGGCGATTGCCGCGGACCAGAAGCGGCTGCGCGAGAACCTCGGCAGCCTCGGCGACCGGGCGACGGAGAAGGAGCTGCGGGAGCGGTTCGTGCGGACGCTGGGCAGGCAGGAGGACCGCCTGGAGGAGCTGAAGGCCGAGGAGGCGCGGCTGACGGCCGACCGCGACGCGGCCCGCGCCCGGCTGGCGGCGCGGCTGGCGGCGCTGGACTACGACGGGGCGGTGGGCTGA
- a CDS encoding pyruvate dehydrogenase (acetyl-transferring), homodimeric type: MLVTPDALARRDGRLPEDIDPQETAEWLDSMEAVIRHGGADRAQFLLGSLIAQVAKSAPGRMSVGVTTPYVNTIPVEEQPDFPGDRALERRIKSIVRWNAMAMVVKANKTTNVGGHIATFASAATLYEIGWNHFFRGRTEAHPGDVVFYQGHASPGMYSRAFLEGRLDESKLNNFRQELQPGGGLSSYPHPWLMPDFWQYPTVSMGLGPIMSIYHARFNRYLRDRGLARTDDVRVWAYLGDGECDEPESLGAIGQAGREKLDNLTWVINCNLQRLDGPVRGNGKIIQELEGIFRGAGWNVIKVIWGSDWDPLLKADHTGALQRRMMEVVDGEYQEYIIKGGAFIREYFFNTPELKALVEHLTDDQLANLKRGGHDPRKVYAAYKAATEHDGQPTVILVKTVKGYGIPGAEGMNTAHQAKKLTVKLEAGENDLTMTQADKDKKILATALKLFRDRFGLPLTDKQCESGAFYHPGPDSPEIRYMHDRRRVLGGFNPTRNNVFTPCQPPDSKAFERLLGGTQAGKGQSTTLAWVTLMQQVMKDANVGKLIVPIVPDEGQTFGMPPMYKSFGIYSTVGQAYNPVDKGSLTEYRESTTGQILQEGINEAGAMASFVAAGTAYSTHGVNTIPFYIYYSMFGFQRVGDLIWAAADSRCRGFLMGATAGRTTLNGEGLQHEDGHSHLMAMTVPTCRAYDPAFGYELAVIVEDGINAMYVRGEECFYYLTVYNESYDMPAMPEGVRDGIIRGLYPFKTVRPDGAKHEVQLLGSGVILNEALRAQAILAEKYGVASTVYSATSYTQLKRDAVACERFNRLHPDQPVKEPYVRQVLAKTAGPIVATSDYMRALPELVGPYLDGRLLALGADGFGRSETRKALRRFFEIDAENVVVAALTALANRGEWDRAAVKQAISDLGLNPDRPDPWTV, translated from the coding sequence ATGCTCGTGACCCCCGACGCGTTGGCCCGCCGCGACGGCCGCCTGCCGGAGGACATCGACCCGCAAGAAACCGCCGAGTGGCTCGACTCGATGGAGGCGGTCATCCGCCACGGCGGGGCCGACCGCGCGCAGTTCCTCCTCGGCTCCCTCATCGCCCAGGTGGCGAAGTCGGCCCCCGGCCGGATGAGCGTCGGCGTCACCACGCCGTACGTCAACACCATCCCCGTCGAGGAGCAGCCCGACTTCCCCGGCGACCGGGCGCTCGAGCGGCGCATCAAGAGCATCGTCCGCTGGAACGCCATGGCGATGGTGGTGAAGGCGAACAAGACCACGAACGTCGGCGGGCACATCGCCACGTTCGCCAGCGCCGCCACGCTCTACGAGATCGGCTGGAACCACTTCTTCCGCGGCCGCACCGAGGCGCACCCCGGCGACGTCGTCTTCTACCAGGGGCACGCCAGCCCCGGCATGTACTCGCGGGCGTTCCTGGAGGGCCGCCTCGACGAGAGCAAGCTGAACAACTTCCGCCAGGAGTTGCAGCCGGGCGGCGGCCTCAGCAGCTACCCGCACCCGTGGCTGATGCCCGACTTCTGGCAGTACCCGACGGTGTCGATGGGCCTCGGCCCGATCATGTCGATCTACCACGCCCGGTTCAACCGCTACCTCCGCGACCGCGGCCTCGCCCGCACCGACGACGTGCGCGTCTGGGCGTACCTCGGCGACGGCGAGTGCGACGAGCCCGAGTCGCTCGGCGCCATCGGCCAGGCCGGCCGCGAGAAGCTGGACAACCTGACGTGGGTCATCAACTGCAACCTCCAGCGGCTCGACGGCCCGGTCCGCGGCAACGGCAAGATCATCCAGGAGCTGGAGGGCATCTTCCGCGGGGCCGGGTGGAACGTCATCAAGGTGATCTGGGGGAGCGACTGGGACCCGCTCCTGAAGGCCGACCACACCGGGGCGCTGCAGCGCCGCATGATGGAGGTCGTGGACGGCGAGTACCAGGAGTACATCATCAAGGGCGGGGCGTTCATCCGCGAGTACTTCTTCAACACCCCCGAGTTGAAGGCGCTGGTCGAGCACCTGACCGACGACCAGCTCGCCAACCTGAAGCGCGGCGGCCACGACCCGCGGAAGGTGTACGCGGCCTACAAGGCGGCCACCGAGCACGACGGCCAGCCGACGGTGATCCTCGTGAAGACGGTGAAGGGGTACGGCATCCCCGGGGCCGAGGGGATGAACACCGCCCACCAGGCGAAGAAGCTGACGGTGAAGCTGGAGGCCGGCGAGAACGACCTGACCATGACGCAGGCCGACAAGGACAAGAAGATCCTGGCGACCGCGCTGAAGCTGTTCCGCGACCGGTTCGGCCTGCCGCTGACGGACAAGCAGTGCGAGAGCGGGGCGTTCTACCACCCGGGCCCCGACTCGCCCGAGATCCGCTACATGCACGACCGCCGGCGGGTGCTCGGCGGCTTCAACCCGACCCGCAACAACGTCTTCACCCCCTGCCAGCCGCCCGACTCGAAGGCGTTCGAGCGGCTCCTCGGCGGCACCCAGGCCGGCAAGGGGCAGAGCACCACGCTGGCGTGGGTCACCCTCATGCAGCAGGTGATGAAGGACGCCAACGTCGGCAAGCTGATCGTGCCGATCGTCCCCGACGAGGGGCAGACGTTCGGCATGCCGCCGATGTACAAGTCGTTCGGCATCTACAGCACCGTCGGCCAGGCGTACAACCCCGTCGATAAGGGCTCGCTGACGGAGTACCGCGAGAGCACGACCGGGCAGATCCTGCAGGAGGGGATCAACGAGGCCGGGGCGATGGCGAGCTTCGTCGCCGCCGGCACCGCGTACAGCACGCACGGCGTGAACACGATCCCGTTCTACATCTACTACTCGATGTTCGGCTTCCAGCGCGTCGGCGACCTGATCTGGGCCGCGGCCGACAGCCGCTGCCGCGGCTTCCTGATGGGTGCCACGGCCGGCCGCACCACGCTCAACGGCGAGGGGCTCCAGCACGAGGACGGCCACAGCCACCTGATGGCGATGACCGTGCCGACGTGCCGGGCGTACGACCCGGCGTTCGGGTACGAGCTGGCGGTGATCGTGGAGGACGGCATCAACGCGATGTACGTCCGCGGCGAGGAGTGCTTCTACTACCTCACCGTTTACAACGAGAGCTACGACATGCCGGCCATGCCCGAGGGCGTGCGCGACGGCATCATCCGGGGGCTGTACCCGTTCAAGACGGTGCGGCCCGACGGGGCCAAGCACGAGGTGCAGCTGCTCGGCAGCGGCGTGATCCTGAACGAGGCGCTGCGGGCGCAGGCGATCCTGGCCGAGAAGTACGGCGTCGCCAGCACCGTCTACAGCGCCACGAGCTATACGCAGCTGAAGCGCGACGCCGTGGCCTGCGAGCGGTTCAACCGCCTCCATCCGGACCAGCCGGTGAAGGAGCCGTACGTGCGGCAGGTGCTGGCGAAGACGGCCGGCCCAATCGTCGCCACGAGCGACTACATGCGGGCGCTGCCGGAGCTGGTGGGCCCGTACCTCGACGGCCGGCTGCTGGCGCTTGGCGCCGACGGGTTCGGCCGGAGCGAGACGCGCAAGGCGCTGCGGCGGTTCTTCGAGATCGACGCGGAGAACGTGGTGGTCGCGGCGCTGACGGCGCTGGCGAACCGCGGCGAGTGGGACCGCGCCGCGGTGAAGCAGGCGATCAGCGACCTGGGCCTGAACCCCGACCGCCCGGACCCGTGGACGGTGTAG
- a CDS encoding WD40 repeat domain-containing protein produces the protein MIVLDAGAHVTQVRFLPNGRLLVGTWAAGDAELLILPLPSGPRVVIPLSVRQVWDEPNRVAVSPAGDRLYTTFGALQTLSTADGAVIPDGPSGPASQVIISPDGQHLISTYRETNGDTELTGHAADGRRVRHATYPHPQWKVLVGFLVGGDRYALVGNNELLVERRNTGPGAEPVRARYPSYHVNQPQVSPDGRHFGVIGYSSFYLYDAAAPGKPRQIKGGQSFGNFVGFAFHPAGQTLAVIHGGPTLVKLYDLDTLTLRTKLNWKVGKLTCVGYSPDGQLGAVGTDDGRVVVWDADE, from the coding sequence ATGATCGTCCTCGACGCCGGCGCCCACGTAACGCAGGTCCGCTTCCTGCCAAACGGCCGCCTCCTCGTCGGCACCTGGGCCGCCGGTGACGCCGAACTCCTCATCCTGCCGCTCCCCTCCGGGCCGCGCGTCGTCATCCCGCTGTCGGTGCGGCAGGTGTGGGACGAGCCGAACCGCGTCGCGGTGTCGCCGGCCGGCGACCGGCTGTACACCACGTTCGGGGCGCTGCAAACCTTGTCGACGGCCGACGGCGCGGTGATCCCCGACGGGCCGAGCGGACCCGCGAGTCAGGTGATCATCTCGCCCGACGGGCAGCACCTCATTAGCACCTACCGGGAAACCAACGGCGACACCGAGCTGACGGGACACGCCGCCGACGGCCGGCGGGTCCGGCACGCGACGTATCCGCACCCGCAGTGGAAGGTTCTCGTGGGGTTCCTGGTCGGAGGCGACCGGTACGCCCTCGTCGGCAACAACGAGCTGCTCGTCGAGCGCCGCAACACCGGGCCGGGCGCCGAGCCGGTGCGGGCCCGCTACCCGAGCTACCACGTCAACCAGCCGCAGGTGTCGCCGGACGGCCGACACTTCGGCGTGATCGGCTACAGCAGCTTCTACCTCTACGACGCGGCCGCGCCGGGGAAGCCGCGGCAGATCAAGGGCGGGCAGTCGTTCGGGAACTTCGTCGGGTTCGCGTTCCACCCCGCGGGGCAGACGCTGGCGGTGATCCACGGCGGGCCGACGCTGGTGAAGCTCTACGACCTCGACACGCTGACGCTGCGCACGAAGCTGAACTGGAAGGTCGGGAAGCTGACGTGCGTCGGCTACAGCCCCGACGGGCAACTCGGCGCGGTCGGCACCGACGACGGCCGCGTCGTCGTGTGGGACGCGGACGAGTAG
- a CDS encoding four helix bundle protein: MWAESHFQLDVYKKAFDAAMAWFEASKGFPKAEAYSLTDQGRRATRSVCANLAEAWRRRMYEGSFVAKIADAEGEAAESQTWVAFAVRCEYLDRATGVALHTAYEEVIRMLVAMRAHPEKWVIAAAGKKQ; the protein is encoded by the coding sequence GTGTGGGCCGAGTCGCACTTTCAACTCGACGTCTACAAGAAGGCGTTCGACGCCGCGATGGCGTGGTTCGAGGCGTCGAAGGGGTTCCCGAAGGCGGAAGCGTATTCGTTGACGGACCAGGGCAGGCGGGCGACCCGGTCGGTGTGCGCGAACCTGGCCGAGGCTTGGCGGAGGCGGATGTACGAGGGCTCGTTCGTCGCCAAGATTGCCGACGCTGAGGGTGAGGCGGCCGAGTCCCAGACGTGGGTCGCGTTCGCCGTCCGTTGCGAATACCTCGACCGGGCGACGGGTGTGGCCCTTCACACCGCTTACGAGGAAGTAATCCGGATGCTCGTCGCCATGCGGGCGCACCCGGAGAAGTGGGTGATCGCGGCGGCGGGAAAGAAACAGTAG
- a CDS encoding FHA domain-containing protein, whose protein sequence is MNDPLIARFAEACGATGPLDLRVGLPDGRVLAEGSMPQPFTLIGRDDACDVTLTDPDVHPRHAWIQVLDGRAYALDLGSRAGVVWPDGTRGPGWMEPGVPLKVGPFRVTLRNPVSARPGRFEVPPTQGDPNLTATRPGVQLEFRSGRPPKDRWAINRVLTLVGKSEACKLNLLADDVAPYHCGLVLTPTGLWVVDLSGQGVVVNGERMRVAPLPDGASLSVGRFHIGCRYPVPTDTPSGLRLRTGRAAPSRTTKPVPPPPDDEVPLGGMPTLDSATGLPSSHILHGAFRRPNSSGAMSAPILLAAGPASDAAPAGKSGRIGSSIPAPPEALADHPAAALIGQLAEIHGQMFEQLQQALLMMARLCGQIRAGRAAAAEQELIRIKELNAELARLQGEVTRLALAEAGSKEMRALDETAVGTAGSEAIHDWVQEKIGKLHRERRERWDTLVGLFAGGGE, encoded by the coding sequence GTGAACGACCCCCTCATCGCCCGATTCGCCGAGGCGTGCGGCGCCACCGGACCGCTCGACCTGCGGGTCGGGCTGCCGGACGGCCGCGTCCTCGCCGAAGGGTCCATGCCGCAGCCGTTCACCCTCATCGGCCGCGACGACGCCTGCGACGTGACCCTGACGGACCCCGACGTCCACCCCCGCCACGCCTGGATTCAGGTGCTCGACGGCCGCGCCTACGCCCTCGACCTGGGGAGCCGGGCCGGCGTCGTCTGGCCCGACGGGACGCGCGGCCCCGGCTGGATGGAGCCGGGCGTGCCGCTGAAGGTCGGCCCGTTCCGCGTCACCCTGCGGAACCCGGTCTCGGCGCGGCCCGGCCGGTTCGAGGTGCCGCCGACCCAGGGCGACCCGAACCTGACCGCCACCCGCCCCGGCGTGCAGCTCGAATTCCGCAGCGGCCGCCCGCCGAAGGACCGCTGGGCCATCAACCGCGTCCTCACGCTCGTCGGCAAGTCCGAGGCGTGCAAGCTGAACCTCCTCGCCGACGACGTGGCCCCGTACCACTGCGGCCTGGTTCTGACACCGACCGGGTTGTGGGTCGTGGACCTGTCCGGCCAGGGCGTGGTGGTGAACGGCGAGCGGATGCGCGTCGCCCCGCTGCCCGACGGCGCCTCGCTGTCCGTCGGCCGGTTCCACATCGGCTGCCGCTACCCGGTCCCGACCGACACGCCGAGCGGCCTCCGCCTCCGCACCGGTCGCGCCGCCCCGTCCCGCACCACGAAGCCCGTTCCGCCGCCGCCGGACGACGAGGTGCCGCTGGGCGGGATGCCGACGCTCGACTCGGCCACGGGGCTGCCGAGCTCGCACATCCTGCACGGGGCGTTCCGCCGGCCGAACTCGTCCGGGGCGATGTCGGCGCCGATCCTGCTGGCCGCCGGCCCGGCGTCGGACGCGGCGCCGGCGGGAAAGTCGGGGCGGATCGGTTCGTCGATCCCGGCGCCGCCGGAGGCCCTTGCCGACCACCCGGCCGCGGCGCTGATCGGCCAGCTGGCCGAGATTCACGGCCAGATGTTCGAACAGTTGCAGCAGGCGCTGCTGATGATGGCCCGGCTGTGCGGGCAGATCCGGGCGGGGCGGGCGGCGGCGGCGGAGCAGGAGTTGATCCGCATCAAGGAGCTGAACGCCGAGCTGGCCCGGTTGCAGGGCGAGGTGACGCGGCTGGCGCTGGCCGAGGCCGGGTCGAAGGAGATGCGGGCGCTGGACGAGACCGCCGTCGGCACCGCCGGCAGCGAGGCGATCCACGACTGGGTGCAGGAGAAGATCGGCAAGCTGCACCGCGAGCGCCGCGAGCGGTGGGACACGCTCGTGGGGCTGTTCGCGGGCGGGGGGGAGTAG
- a CDS encoding 2-oxo acid dehydrogenase subunit E2, which produces MDFRLPSLGEGIDSATVTAVLVKPGDAVAAGQSVLSVETDKASMEVEADAAGTVEAVLVKQGDKLAVGAPVFRLAGAGNAPPAAAPSQPLAASRPAPAPPAAKPQAATAPPASTGSSEFRLPNLGEGIEAATVTAVLVKPGDVVKPGTPVASVETDKASMEVEADAAGTVEAVLVKQGDKVPVGAPMLTLTGGAAPSAPKASAPTAAPAAAPSQQPAHAGRSPEPVPHANGTATKSADVVPAGPATRRLARELGVALGELKGTGRGGRVTLDDIKGFVRDERQKVKAAPGGGGAGNLSGKTVADSFTTPPLPDFSKYGEVERKPVAKIRETIAKNLTVAWRTMPMVTQFDLADITDLEAGRKRIVDGLPKGTPKITMTVLAIKAVVAALRDFPTFNSSYDMNAGEVVLKKYFHVGIAVDTERGLVVPVVKDADKKSVRDIAAEVVALADKARAGKLGLDDMRGGTFTITNLGGVGGTAFTPIVNYPEVAILGLSRSALQPVVKDGQIVPRLMMPLSLTYDHRVVDGADGARFTTRLVQLFSDPLRLLMDS; this is translated from the coding sequence ATGGACTTCCGCCTGCCCAGCCTCGGCGAGGGCATCGACTCGGCGACCGTGACCGCCGTGCTGGTCAAGCCCGGCGACGCGGTCGCGGCCGGCCAGAGCGTCCTGTCCGTGGAGACGGACAAGGCGTCGATGGAGGTGGAAGCCGACGCCGCCGGCACCGTCGAGGCGGTGCTGGTGAAGCAGGGCGACAAGCTGGCCGTCGGGGCGCCGGTGTTCCGCCTGGCGGGCGCCGGCAACGCGCCGCCCGCCGCGGCACCTTCGCAGCCGCTTGCGGCCTCGCGGCCGGCACCCGCGCCGCCCGCCGCGAAGCCGCAAGCGGCAACGGCGCCCCCCGCTTCGACCGGCAGCTCCGAGTTCCGCCTGCCGAACCTGGGTGAAGGGATCGAGGCGGCAACCGTGACCGCCGTGCTCGTGAAGCCCGGCGACGTGGTGAAGCCGGGCACGCCGGTCGCGTCCGTCGAGACGGACAAGGCGTCGATGGAGGTGGAAGCCGACGCCGCCGGTACCGTCGAGGCGGTGCTGGTGAAGCAGGGCGACAAGGTGCCCGTCGGGGCGCCGATGCTGACGCTAACCGGCGGCGCGGCGCCGAGCGCGCCGAAAGCGTCCGCCCCGACCGCGGCGCCGGCCGCCGCGCCTTCGCAACAGCCCGCTCATGCGGGCCGCTCGCCCGAACCCGTTCCGCACGCCAACGGCACCGCCACCAAGAGCGCCGACGTCGTCCCCGCCGGCCCCGCGACGCGGCGGCTGGCCCGCGAGCTCGGCGTCGCGCTGGGCGAGCTGAAGGGCACCGGCCGCGGCGGCCGCGTCACCCTCGACGACATCAAGGGCTTCGTCCGCGACGAGCGCCAGAAGGTGAAGGCCGCCCCCGGCGGGGGTGGTGCCGGCAACCTGTCGGGCAAGACGGTCGCCGACAGCTTCACCACCCCGCCGCTGCCCGACTTCTCGAAGTACGGCGAGGTCGAGCGGAAGCCCGTCGCCAAGATCCGCGAGACGATCGCCAAGAACCTGACGGTCGCGTGGCGGACCATGCCGATGGTCACGCAGTTCGACCTGGCCGACATCACCGACCTGGAGGCCGGCCGCAAGCGGATCGTGGACGGGCTGCCGAAGGGGACGCCGAAGATCACGATGACCGTGCTGGCGATCAAGGCCGTCGTCGCGGCCCTGCGCGACTTCCCGACGTTCAACAGCAGCTACGACATGAACGCCGGCGAGGTGGTGCTGAAGAAGTACTTCCACGTCGGCATTGCCGTGGACACCGAGCGCGGGCTCGTCGTCCCCGTCGTGAAGGACGCCGACAAGAAGAGCGTCCGCGACATCGCGGCCGAGGTGGTGGCGCTGGCCGACAAGGCGCGGGCCGGCAAGCTCGGCCTCGACGACATGCGCGGCGGCACGTTCACCATCACGAACCTCGGCGGCGTCGGCGGCACGGCGTTCACGCCGATCGTGAACTACCCCGAGGTGGCGATCCTGGGCCTGTCGCGGTCGGCGCTGCAGCCGGTGGTGAAGGACGGCCAGATCGTGCCGCGGCTGATGATGCCGCTGAGCCTGACCTACGACCACCGCGTGGTGGACGGCGCCGACGGCGCCCGCTTCACGACGCGGCTGGTGCAGCTGTTCAGCGACCCGTTGCGGCTGCTGATGGACTCTTGA
- a CDS encoding phosphoribosylaminoimidazolesuccinocarboxamide synthase, translating into MTAVRETHVPGYPCRRGKVRDVYDLGDTLAIIATDRISAFDHVLTPPIPEKGVVLTALSVFWFDFLKVPHHLISTALDDLPPAFRRPEFAGRTMLVRKTTVVPVECVARGYLAGSGWKEYRQSRTVCGIPLPDGLRDADRLPEPIFTPATKAEQGLHDENISFAEMERAVGAATAAELRDRTLDVYRRAAAHAEARGIILADTKLEWGRLPTGELILIDEVLTPDSSRFWPKDTYRPGGSPPSFDKQFVRDWLETTSWDKASPPPELPAEVVEKTAAKYREALDRLRG; encoded by the coding sequence ATGACCGCCGTCCGCGAAACGCACGTCCCCGGCTACCCGTGCCGCCGCGGCAAGGTCCGCGACGTGTATGACCTCGGCGACACCCTCGCCATCATCGCCACGGACCGCATCAGCGCGTTCGACCACGTCCTCACGCCGCCGATCCCCGAGAAGGGCGTCGTCCTCACGGCGTTGAGCGTGTTCTGGTTCGACTTCCTGAAGGTGCCGCACCACCTGATCAGCACCGCCCTCGACGACCTGCCGCCGGCCTTCCGCCGGCCCGAGTTCGCCGGCCGCACCATGCTCGTCCGCAAGACGACGGTCGTGCCGGTGGAGTGCGTCGCCCGCGGCTACCTCGCCGGCTCCGGGTGGAAGGAGTACCGCCAGTCGCGCACCGTGTGCGGCATCCCGCTGCCGGACGGCCTCCGCGACGCGGACCGGCTGCCGGAACCGATCTTCACCCCGGCGACGAAGGCGGAGCAGGGTCTGCACGACGAGAACATTTCGTTCGCCGAGATGGAGCGGGCCGTGGGCGCCGCCACCGCCGCGGAGCTGCGCGACCGCACGCTCGACGTGTACCGCCGGGCCGCGGCGCACGCCGAGGCCCGCGGCATCATCCTCGCCGACACGAAGCTCGAGTGGGGCCGCCTGCCGACGGGCGAGCTGATCCTCATCGACGAGGTGCTGACGCCGGACAGCTCGCGGTTCTGGCCGAAGGACACGTACCGGCCGGGCGGGTCGCCACCGTCGTTCGACAAGCAGTTCGTACGGGACTGGCTCGAAACGACGTCGTGGGACAAGGCGAGCCCGCCGCCGGAACTGCCGGCGGAGGTGGTCGAGAAGACGGCGGCGAAGTACCGGGAGGCGCTGGACCGGCTGCGGGGGTGA